From Pseudomonadota bacterium:
TTCTTCCCTTATCTCATTTAAAACATTTTTATTGACAGACATATATTTCTTTGCTCCATCTATGGTAAATTTTTTTTCATAGAGAAGTTTTTTTATGGTAAATATTGTATTCAGATCTTTCTTCTTATACAGCCTTTGACCAGTAGCGCTCTTTGAAGGTTTTATATCCTTGAATTCTTGCTCCCAGTATCTCAGCACATGCGGTTTGAGGCCTGTAATTTTGCACACTTCTTTTATTCTGTAAAACATCCTGTCAGGGATATTTGACGTCATAATGAGTTTATTTACTGTTTATCTCATCTTTTAAAACTTGGCTCAGTCTGTAATTTAAGACCTTTCTTTTGCTTATTTCAATTTCATCTCCAGTCTGTGGGTTTCTCCCTCTTCGTGACCTTTTCTGTTTTATGATGAAATTACCAAATCCTGACACTTTTACATTCTCTCCTTTTGCCAATGTTTCCTTTATAATCTCAAAAAACAAATCAACCAGATCTGCACATTCACGTTTTGAAAGACCAAGCCTTTCATATACGTTTGTAACTATTTCTGACTTTGTCATATACCCTCCTTAATTCTTAGGTCCTCAATGTAATACCATTTATAGATGTAAGCTCTTGTATAATAATTCCCTGTAGGTCGTTAACCTCTTCGTCCTTTAAAGTATCTTTATAAGACTGAAACACTACACGGAATGATATACTCTTCATTTCTTTTTTGAACATATCAAAGACACCTACCGATTGTATTAAAGGTGAAGCCTTCTTAATCTTATCAATCAACATGTAGACTTGTATGCCATCATCTATGTAAAATGAAAAATCTCTTATAACATGCGGATATTTTGGCATAGGTTTGTACTTTGGTTCAATTTTACCAGTTTTTAAAATTATGTCAAATCTTAATTCAGCTCCATAAACTTTTTGTTCAATTTCGTATGACTTTAAAACTTCTTCTCTTATTTCCCCTACCCAGCCGATTTTTATACCATTTATTGATACATCAGCAGCGTTTGCCGGGTTCAAAAAAGGTTCCTGGGTTTTTCCAAAATCAAATTCCAGTCCAAAACAATTAGCCGAACCTTCCAAAACACCTTTTATGTCAAAAAAATCATATTCGTTATATATATCCCTCCAGAAATACTCCCTTTCCTTTCCTGTTAAGGCAAAACAGACAGCAGGATATTCAATCGGCAGCCTGTCTTCATGTTGAAAAAAAACTTTTCCCATTTCATAAAATTTTAAATTTTTTGAGCCTCTATTTAAATTATATGCAATATTTTTTAACAACCCCGCTGTTATAAACGTTCTCATTACTTCATATTCTTTTGATATAGGATTCAAAATTTTAACACAGGAAGATCTTTCGTCATCGGATGAAATAAAAAAACTATCTATATCCTTTTTACAAAAAAAAGCAAAATTTACTACTTCATAAAAACCGGCTGATTTTAGATAATCCTTCATAATGGCAAAATATTTATCTTTTTTATCCCTTTTCAGGATCTTGGAGACTGAAACAGGCAGCGTTGCAGGAATGGAATCATAACCATATATGCGCGCGACTTCTTCGATTACGTCCATATATTCATTTATGTCATGTCTGTAATGAGGTATTGAAACCATAAAACCGCTTTCTTCTTCTTTCGTAACATATAAGTCTATCGATTTCAAAGAATTAACAATATCATTATGTTCTATTGTTAACCCGAGGATATCATTTACCTTTCCAAAACTTACAAAAATCTGCTTAACTTCCTTCCTTTCATATATTTCACATTTTCCACCTAAGACCACGCCACCGGAGAGCTTATTCATTAGAAAAGCCGCTCTCTTTGCGGCAAAATCAACATTATCAATATCGATACCTTTTTCAAACCTCGATGAAGCCTCTGATTTCAGGCCTAATCTTCTTGCTGTTTTCCTTATAAACAGAGGATTAAAAAAAGCACTTTCAAGAGCAACTTCTTTTGTGTCAGGGGCAATCTCGGAATTCTCGCCACCCATTATACCAGCAATTGCAACAGGGCCATCCCCGTCACATATGAGTATATCTCCATTTTCAAGTTTTCTGTCTTCTCCATCAAGCGTTCGAAAAATAGTTTCTGAATCAATTAATTTTACTCTTATTTTATTGCCCCTAAGCTTCCGATAATCAAATGCATGGAGCGGTTGTCCAAGTTCCAGCATCACATAGTTAGTAACATCAACAATTGAGTTTATCGGTCTCATGCCGCATTTTATTATCCTGCTTCTCATCCAGTAAGGAGACTTGTTGATAGTTATCTCCTTCAGCATTAACAATACGTATCTGGGGCAACCTTCAAGGCTTAGAACTTCAAGCGAAATTTGATCGTTTATATCCCTCTTTTCGTCAGCAATGTATTCAAAGGGCAGCATTCTTGCCTTCTGGTCCAGGATGCTTCCTACTTCCCTTGCAATTCCGTAAACTGATGAGCAATCTCCTCTGTTTGGAGCTACATTTATATCAAGAATAAAGTCTCTGAAACTTTCAATATCTTTAAGCTGTTTACCTGCTTGAAGATTATTTTCTAAAATGAATATGCCACTGTGGTCATCAGAAAGACCAAGCTCTTTTTCTGAGCAGAGCATGCCTAAAGAAGTTATCCCCTTTATCTCTTTTTTCTCTAAAACAGTTCCATCAGCCAGACGCGCGCCAACCATTGCCACAGGTACATTGTCACCTGTATTAACATTCTTTGCGCCGCATACAATCGACATGATTTCTTTACCTGTATCAACTTTACATAAGGATAATTTGTCTGCAAGCGGGTGTTTTTCTACGGCCAAAACTTTTCCAACAATTACATTATCGAAGGAAGGGGCATACTCCTCAACCGACTCGACCTCGAGACCACGCATGGTAAGTCTTTTAGCAAGCTCATGAGGATCCATATCCATAACAACAAACTCTTTTAACCATTCATAGGGGACTCTCAATACATTACCTCAGAATTGTGAAAGAAATCGTATATCATTATAATAAAATTGCCTTATATCATCTATGCCGAACTTCAGCATTGCAATCCTTTCTACACCCATACCAAAAGCAAAACCGGAGACCTCTTCGGGATCATAACCGACAATCCTGAACACCTGCGGGTGCACCATACCTGAACCAAGTATCTCAAGCCAACCGGTATCCTTACAAACCCTGCAGCCTGTACCCCCGCAAATCAAACATCCAATATCTACTTCAGCGGAAGGCTCCGTAAAAGGAAAATAGCTCGGTCTGAACCGTAAAGGCGTTTTGCTGCCAAACATTTCTTGTATAAAAATACTCAATATACCTTTTAAATCGGAAAATCTTATGCGTTTATCTACCATAAGCCCTTCAACCTGATGGAACATAGGCGTGTGCGATACATCACTATCACATCTGTACGCAGCCCCGGGTGCAATGATCTTGACAGGGGGCAGCTGAGCTTCCATTGTCCTTATCTGAACAGGTGATGTATGTGTCCTCAAAACAACACCCTGTTTAATATAAAAAGTGTCCTGCATATCCCTGGCCGGATGGTCTTTCGGAATGTTCAGCGCTTCAAAATTGTAGTAATCGATCTCAATATCCGGGCCTTCAGCAACAGAAAATCCCAATGAAGAAAATATTTTTATAATTTCATCCATTATCTGTGCAACCGGGTGTCTCTTGCCTATGACAGGACTCTTACCCGGCATTGTAACATCAATCCGGGATGCAAAATCTCTTTTACGTTTTTCTTCAGTTTCAAAATGTTCTTTTAAATCTTTTAACCTGCTTTCTGCCCATCCCTTTAGATCATTTATCTCTCTGCCAAAAGTCTTTCTCTCGTCATTATTCAGTGTCTTTATCTTATCAATCAATTCAGAAAAAAGACCCTTTCTGCCGACAAGGGAAATCCTTGCATTATTTAACTCATCAACAGTTTTTATGGAAGAGATTTCGCTCTCAATCTTACTTTTAAATTCCTGTATGTCCATCTTAAACCAGATCCTGATTATGTTTTACGGGCTACAGATTGAAATCAGAAGTTCAAAACCCGAATTTATTTTTGCATATATAAATAGTAGTTTATTGAACCATAATTTGTCTTACTTTAGACACAACATTCTCAAACCCTACAGGGTCATTGACTGCCATCTCTGCAAGAGATTTCCTGTTTAAAGAAATATTAGCTGCCTTCAGCCCATTAATAAACCTGCTATACGGTATACCATAGGATCTACATGCAGCATTTATCCTCGTTATCCATAATGACCTGAAATCTCTCTTTCTCTGTCTCCTGTCCCGGTAAGCATAGCTCAATGCTTTAAAAACTGCACGTTTTGCCACGCTGTATGTTGTGCGCCTGCTCGCATTCATGCCTCTTGCAAGCTTTAAAATCTTTTTTCTTCTTCTCCTCGCTTTTACTCCTCTTTTCGCCCTGGGCATTTCTCTACACCTCTTTCATTATTATAAATAAGGTACTAACGATTTTATTCTCTTTAAATCTGCGGGATGGACAGTATCCGACTGTGACAGTCTTCTTTTCTCCTTTGGTGATTTGGAAGAAAGGAGATGACTGTGGTATGCCTTGGCCCTTTTTATCTTTCCCTTTGCAGTTACCTTTACCCTTTTTGCCAATCCCCTGTGGGACTTAAGCTTTGGCATGATCAGCCTCCTTAGAGTGGAGCAAATACCATAACGATATTCCTACCATCAAATTTTGGTTTTTGTTCAATTTCACCTACATCCTTTATTTCTTCTATTATTTTCTGGGCAAGCTTTTCTCCCATTTCTGTACGAAAGACTTCTCTCCCTTTAAACATGATTATAATTTTCACTTTGCATTCTTCAGCCAGAAAATCTCTAATATGCTTAATCTTAAACATAAGGTCATGTTCATCAATCTTCAGTCCCAATTTCATCTCTTTAAGCTGAATGACAGTCTGTTTTTTCTTTGCTTCCTGCAATTTTTTTGCAATCTGGTATTTATATTTCCCATAATCCATAATCTTGCAAACAGGGGGAGCTGTCTTCGGCGAGACTTCAACTAAATCGAACCCTTGTTCTCTTGCCATCTTAAGCGCTTCAGACGTCAGGACAATGCCAAGCTGCGCACCTGCTTCATCAATCAGTCTTACTTCTCTTGCCTTTATGCGCTCATTAATATTTATGTCTTTTATACTATCTTTTCCTATAAAAACTCACCTCCTGGAAATATTGTCTTCTCTTATCCTCTTAATAAAATCCTCTAACTTTATATCTTTTAATTCACCACCATCTCTCACCCTTACAGTAATCGTGTTTGATTCCATTTCTTTCTTGCCTGATATTACCATATAGGGAACTTTCTTTACTATCGCTTCCCGTATCTTCAATCCAAGTTTCTCATTTCTTATATCGAGCACTGCCCGAATATCGTGGTTCATTAATGATTCGTAAATCATTTTAACATACTCAGACTGTTCATCGGTAATGTTCATTATTATTACCTGTACCGGGGAAAGCCACACAGGGAATTTGCCACCATAATGTTCGATGAGTACACCGATAAACCTTTCAATAGCACCAAGAATAACCCTGTGCAGCATAACAGGTCTTTTTCGCATGCCGTCGCTATCAACATAATGAAGGTCAAACCTCTCAGGCAAGGCAAAATCGCATTGAATCGTAGCACACTGCCATTTTCTCCCTATAGCATCCTTAAGTTTAACATCAATTTTAGGCCCATAAAAAGCCCCGTCACCCTCATTGATATCAAAGGGAATCCCCTGCCCTTCCAGAACTTCTTTCAGAATCGTTTCAGCTTTATCCCAATCCTCTAAAGTGCCTATGAATTTGTCGGGCCTTGTACTGATTTCCATCTCATATTCAAAATTGAAGATTTTCATTGTATCGCGTATAAAATTGATAATATTGAGTATTTCGTTATGTAATTGGTCCTGCCGTGAAAATATATGGGCATCATCCTGTGTAAATTCCCTTACTCTCATCAATCCATGCAGTACACCTGATTTCTCATGTCTGGATACCGTACCAAGCTCAAAATATCGAATCGGAAGGTCCCTATAACTCCGTATGTCAGATTTATATACCATGATATGTGATAGACAATTCATGGGCTTAATCCCGTAATCGACATCATCTACCTTTGTAAAATACATATTTTCTCTATAGTTTTCATAATGTCCCGACTTTTTCCACATATCCATCTTCAGTATATGGGGTCCGTAAACAAATTGATAACCTCTCTTCAAATGTTCTTTTCTTTCAAAATCCTCAAGGAGATACCGCAGCAATGCACCATTGGGATGATATATGACAAAACCGGCTCCGACCTCATCGGATATGCTGTAAAGGTCAAGCTCTTTTCCAAGCCTCCTGTGATCTCTTTTTTTTATTTCTTCAAGAAATTGGAGGTAATCAGTCAAAGACTTCTCGTCCTGAAAAGCTGTCCCGTAAATCCTTGTAAGCATCTTGTTTTTTTCATCGCCTCTCCAGTATGCACCGGCAAGGCTAAGAAGCTTAAAAGCCTTTATTTTCCCTGTTGCAGGTAGATGAGGTCCTCTGCACAGGTCAGTAAAATCATCCTGAGTATATATGCTCATTTCTTGGTCATCAATACCTTCAATAAGCTCCACTTTATATATTTCGCCTTGTTTCCTGAACATGTCCAGGGCATCTTCTTTCTTTATTATCTTTCTCTCAATAGGGATATCTTTTTTCGCAATTTCCTTCATACGTTCTTCGATCTTTATAAGATCTTCATCGGTGAAACCAGGTCCATAATCAAAATCATAATAAAATCCAGTATCTATTGAGGGGCCAATGGCTACCTTAGCTTCAGGGAAAAGCTGCTTTACCGCATGAGCCATCAGATGGGAAGTGCTATGCCTCAATACATCAAGCGCTTCTGTTTTTTCCTTTTCTTTTTCTGTTAAAATTCCTTTCATATCGGCACCATGAAAACATTAATCAAATCGAGAGATATTATTAACATTTTGTCTTTTCCTTGTCAATTCTTATAGTTAAACTGAAGCAACATTTTTAAGCACTTGTGGCAATACACGATACCGGGATAACATTAAAAGCTTGAACCAGGCAAAAACTGTGCTAGCTTGACTCCAGGCACTACTTCGCCTGAGGCATACCGGGCTATACTATCCGGTTCTGCCTTTGGTATAATTATGGCTTATCGGCAAATTTTGTTAAAAGTATCCTATCATCTAAATAAATGATGTTATTATAAACACAAATTGTCTAAAAATGATTGACAAATTTATCTATTTCATATTAAATGTTTGTGAAATAATTATCAAATGACTCAGGAAAGGAGCGAATTATGAAAGATGCAGTAATAGTTTCATGTGCAAGAACGGCAATAGGTCAGTTTGGTCAGACCTTAAAAGATGTGCCCGTTGTGGAGCTTGGTGGTATTGCAATTAAGGAAGCAGTAAAGAGAGCGGGAATCAGGCCGTCAAAGAACAAGGATAAGGAATTTGCGCCGGATACGTTTGGCGGCAAAACAGACACAGAGCTTGAAGCTAAATACTATGATTTTGACAGCAATCTGAAAGAGGTTCAGATTGATGAAGTCATCATGGGCAACGTCCTGCAGGCAGGATTAGGACAGAATGCCGGAAGACAGGCAAGCATTCGTGGTGGAATACCGAAAGAAACAGCGGCTTACACAATCAATAAGGTATGTTCCTCAGGATTAAGATCCATAATTAATGGTGTACGATCCATAGAATGTGGCGACAATGAAGTTGTTGTGGCCGGCGGAATGGAAAATATGAGCCTTGCACCATATGCACTTCCTTCTTTGCGTACTGGCGCAAGAATGTTTGACGCAAAGGCTGTTGACCTCATGGTCCTCGACGGTGTCTGGGAAATTTTCTACGGTTACCACATGGGTGTAACAGCAGAAAATATAGCAGAAAAATACGGCATCTCAAGGGTAGAGCAGGATACATTCGGTCTCATAAGCCATCAGAGGGCAATGAAGGCAATTAAGGAAGGTTTGTTTAAAAGCGAAATCATTCCTGTTGTCATCCCTCAGAAAAAAGGCGACCCGATTATCTTTGATACAGATGAACGGCCAATGGACACAACCCTGGAAAAGATGGGAAAACTCGGTACTGCATTCAAGAAAGGCGGAACAGTTACAGCAGGAAACGCATCGGGCCTCAATGATGCAGCCTCGGCAGTAGTAATCATGTCCCGTGACAAGGCAAACGCACTGGGCATTAAACCGATGGGCAAAATGCTGTCATGGGCAAACGGCGGTGTGGATCCTCAGTTCATGGGACTGGGACCTATCCCGGCAGTCCGTAAAGCCTTAAAAATGGCAAATCTGACGCTTGACCAGATCGACCTTATCGAATTGAATGAAGCTTTTTCATCTCAGGCACTTGCGTGTATGAGGGAACTTAAAGTCAACCCGGATAAATGCAACATGTTCGGCGGCGGCATTTCACTCGGTCACCCAATCGGATGCACCGGCGCGAGACTCGTTACAACAGCCCTCTACCAGATGAGAAGGCTCGGGCTACGGTACGGACTTGTTTCTATGTGCATCGGCGGTGGTATGGGATTAGCTGCAATCTTCGAGTGCGAGGGGTAATGGCCATGGAATATAAAAACTTAATAATTGATATAAAAGATGGTATTGCAATTGTTAAGATAAACAGGCCAAAGGCGCTAAATGCTCTGAACTCTGAAACGGTAGACGAAATAAAACTGGCAGCAGAATCATTAAATGAAAACAAAGATGTAAAAGTTGTTATTCTTACCGGCGAAGGAGACAAAGCTTTTATTGCGGGCGCTGACATCCTTGAGATGAAACCTATGAACGCATTGGAAGGCATGGCTTTTTCCAATAAGGGCCATGAGGCTTTTTCCAAACTGGAAAATATGAGCAAACCTGTTATTGCCGCAGTAAACGGATATGCCCTCGGTGGAGGATTTGAAGTAGCGCTTGCCTGCGATTTTATTTATGCTTCTGATAAAGCCAAAGTTGGTTTTCCTGAAACAACACTGGGAATATTCCCCGGTTTTGGAGGAACACAGAGAACGGCAAAGCTTATCGGATTAGCAAAGGCAAAGGAACTGATATTCACCGGTAAAACAATCTCAGCACAGGAAGCCAATGAATTGGGCCTTGTAAATAAAGTCATTCCTCATGAGGAATTAATGAAGGAAGTAATGGCTCTTGCAGAAAAAATCAAAGCAAACGGTCCTATTTCTATCGGTCTTGCAAAGGAATGCATAAATAAGAGTTTATTCGTCGATATGGATTCGGCATTGCTGCTGGAGGCAAAGGACTTCGGCCTGTGTTTCAGCACAAAAGACCAGAAAGAAGGCATGACAGCATTCGTTGAAAAGAGAAAAGCCACCTTTACAGGTGAGTAACACAACATAATAATATAAAAGGAGGATACTGTGAAGATAGTTGTATGTATAAAACAGGTTCCTGATACAGAAGCTGAAATCAAGTGGGATATACCAAAGGGTGTACTAAAGAGAGACAGCATTGATACAATAACAAATCCCTTTGATGAATTTGCCCTTGAAGAAGCATTACTTACAAGGGAGAATCACGATGGAGACATTGTAGCCATCAGTATGGGTCCGGAAAAGGCAAATGATGTACTGAGGAATGCTCTTGCGTTAACAGTAAATGAAGTATATCGACTGACTGATGATGCATTTGCAGGCTCGGACACATTTGGAACTGCCTCGGTGCTTGCTGCCGGAATCAAAAAGATCGGTGACGCCGATATTATATTCTGCGGAAAACAGTCGACTGATGGGAGTACCGGAGTTGTCGGCGCAGAGATAGCTTCTATTCTCGGATACAGCCCGCTGACATATGTTTCAAAGATACGGCAGATTGATGCTGCAAATAAAAAGATAATAGTTGAAAGGGTTATAGAAGGCGGCACTGAAGTCGTAGAGGCAAAATTGCCGGCCATCGTCTCTGTTATCAAGGGTATTAACGAGCCTCGGCTCCCGAATCTTATGGGCATCAGAAAGGCTGCAAAGGTTGCTATACCTGAGTGGAACGCTGGTGACCTGGGTGTTGATAAAGGAAAAGTTGGAACAGCAGGTTCCTCTACAAAGGTTGTGGAAATCGCCGTACCGCCTCCAAGGGGAGCAGGAGAAATCCTGAAGGGTGAGATCGAAGACGTGGCTAACATCGTGACCGACAAACTGATTGACATGAAAGTCATAAAATAACCGGGAGGAGGAAAGACAATGGCTAACGATGTATGGGTATATATAGAACATAAAGACGGTGGCATAGCACCGTTGTCATTTGAATTACTGGGTATTGGAAAGACAATGGCCAACGATCTGGGCTCAAACGTGTGCGCCTTCGTAATTGGCGAAAATGTTGGCGATATTGCCAAGGAAGCGTTCTTTTATGGTGCCTCAAAGGTGTTTGTTGTTGAAGGCGAGGTTTTCAAGGGTTTTAGGTCAGAAGCTTATGCAAAAGCAACAACATTTTTGCTTGATAAATATAAACCGGAAGTTGCTCTTTTCAGGGCAACAACCCAGGGTACAGACGTTGCAGCAGCAAGTGCAGCGCAGCTTGGATTCGGACTGTGCACGGATAGTATTGATCTTAAGGTAGACGGCGGTCAGATAAAAATGACCAGGGCAGCTTTTGGCGGCAACTATTCAGTTACAGTTGTAAATGAGAAAGCAAAACCACAGATCGTTACAGTAAGACCAAAGGCATTTGCAATGCCGGAGAAAGATACCTCGAAATCAGGCGAAGTAGTTAAAGAATCCTTTTCTGTTGCAGAAGGCGATTTAAATACAAAAGTGCTTGAGTTTATCAAATCCGCAGTCGCGATAAACCTTGTCGAAGCAGATATTATAGTATCCGGAGGCAGAGGCCTTGGGAGCGAAGATGGATTTAAAATAATAAAAGAACTTGCAGATATGCTTGGTGCGGCAGTAGGCGCATCCCGTGCAGCCGTTGACTCTGGCTGGATATCTCAGGAACAGCAGGTTGGACAGACAGGCAAGACAGTAAAACCAAAAATTTATATCGCTTGTGGTATCTCAGGCGCTATTCAGCACCTTGCTGGTATGAGAACGGCCGACTGTATCGTGGCAATTAATAAAGACCCTGAGGCACCCATTTTCAAGAATGCAACTTACGGCATCGTAGGGGATTACAAACAAGTCGTACCAAAGTTAGTGGAAAAGTTTAAAATTAAGTTGAATAAGTAAACAACTTTATGAATTAAGTAAAAAAAGGGAGCTGGTATGCTCCCTTTTTTTATTCCTTATTTATTCGTTCTGTGAGATCAATTTGCATTCCCCGCAGTTTGAGTGTATCTTACAAATATTATGAAGGCGATTGAATACTGCGTCGGCTGCCTCACAGGGCTTGCAGAAAAAACCCTACAACTTTCATGCAATTACAATAGAGACGTCTTCTCACATTGCTGCATCATAATTGATAAGCTGTTGAAAGAGGGAAAATCTCCACCCGGAATTGCGAACAAAATACTTAAATACATTAAAAATACAACAGGTGTTTATGATCCCTATGTTTTTTTAAAAGAGAAGGAATTAAGATTAGCAAAAAAGGCATTTGTGCAGTTGGCAGACATGTTTTCCGATTCACTGGAAGGCGTAATTAAATTGTCAGCTCTGGGAAATTCTCTGGATTTTTTTACAGATGATGCATGTGATTTTAACATAGAGGGGTTTAATTTTTCCGGGGATATAGATAAAATTGAAAATGAGATTTATACTAAAGGAAAAGATGTTTTAATACTCGGCGACAACGTTGGTGATTTTATTTTTGACATACCCCTTGTTGACTTCCTGGAAAACATGGGGAAAAACGTACATTATGCCGTAAAAGAACATCCTGTGCAGAATGATCTATCTATGCCGGATACGTTAAAGTTTGAATTTGTAAAATTGTTTGATAATATTATATCTACTTGCACCGATGAAGTTGGCATCAAGCTCGAAAAGATGAAGGGAAAGGTTAAAAATCTGTGGGATACAAACTCAGTGGTAATTGCCAAAGGCATGGGCAACTACGAAACAATCTCTGAATATCAGGGTGAAAGGTCTGTTATTCATATTATGAAAGTAAAATGTCCTGCCGTTTCTCAGGCAGTGGGTTATAAAAAGGGAACATATGTAGCAAAATTATACTAATTTTAAAATTATATTTTAAAGATGTATTTACGATTTATAAATAACATTCTGAAATTGATTTTCAAAACAAAACAGATTAGGTGGTGACGCATATGGCAACAAAAAAAGATTATTATGAAACCCTTGGAGTTGCAAAAACCGCATCGGAAGAGGTAATGAAGAAAGCATACAGGAAGCTCGCCATGA
This genomic window contains:
- a CDS encoding MerR family transcriptional regulator; this encodes MTSNIPDRMFYRIKEVCKITGLKPHVLRYWEQEFKDIKPSKSATGQRLYKKKDLNTIFTIKKLLYEKKFTIDGAKKYMSVNKNVLNEIREELTEIVEILQERS
- a CDS encoding integration host factor subunit alpha — protein: MTKSEIVTNVYERLGLSKRECADLVDLFFEIIKETLAKGENVKVSGFGNFIIKQKRSRRGRNPQTGDEIEISKRKVLNYRLSQVLKDEINSK
- the pheT gene encoding phenylalanine--tRNA ligase subunit beta; protein product: MRVPYEWLKEFVVMDMDPHELAKRLTMRGLEVESVEEYAPSFDNVIVGKVLAVEKHPLADKLSLCKVDTGKEIMSIVCGAKNVNTGDNVPVAMVGARLADGTVLEKKEIKGITSLGMLCSEKELGLSDDHSGIFILENNLQAGKQLKDIESFRDFILDINVAPNRGDCSSVYGIAREVGSILDQKARMLPFEYIADEKRDINDQISLEVLSLEGCPRYVLLMLKEITINKSPYWMRSRIIKCGMRPINSIVDVTNYVMLELGQPLHAFDYRKLRGNKIRVKLIDSETIFRTLDGEDRKLENGDILICDGDGPVAIAGIMGGENSEIAPDTKEVALESAFFNPLFIRKTARRLGLKSEASSRFEKGIDIDNVDFAAKRAAFLMNKLSGGVVLGGKCEIYERKEVKQIFVSFGKVNDILGLTIEHNDIVNSLKSIDLYVTKEEESGFMVSIPHYRHDINEYMDVIEEVARIYGYDSIPATLPVSVSKILKRDKKDKYFAIMKDYLKSAGFYEVVNFAFFCKKDIDSFFISSDDERSSCVKILNPISKEYEVMRTFITAGLLKNIAYNLNRGSKNLKFYEMGKVFFQHEDRLPIEYPAVCFALTGKEREYFWRDIYNEYDFFDIKGVLEGSANCFGLEFDFGKTQEPFLNPANAADVSINGIKIGWVGEIREEVLKSYEIEQKVYGAELRFDIILKTGKIEPKYKPMPKYPHVIRDFSFYIDDGIQVYMLIDKIKKASPLIQSVGVFDMFKKEMKSISFRVVFQSYKDTLKDEEVNDLQGIIIQELTSINGITLRT
- the pheS gene encoding phenylalanine--tRNA ligase subunit alpha — its product is MDIQEFKSKIESEISSIKTVDELNNARISLVGRKGLFSELIDKIKTLNNDERKTFGREINDLKGWAESRLKDLKEHFETEEKRKRDFASRIDVTMPGKSPVIGKRHPVAQIMDEIIKIFSSLGFSVAEGPDIEIDYYNFEALNIPKDHPARDMQDTFYIKQGVVLRTHTSPVQIRTMEAQLPPVKIIAPGAAYRCDSDVSHTPMFHQVEGLMVDKRIRFSDLKGILSIFIQEMFGSKTPLRFRPSYFPFTEPSAEVDIGCLICGGTGCRVCKDTGWLEILGSGMVHPQVFRIVGYDPEEVSGFAFGMGVERIAMLKFGIDDIRQFYYNDIRFLSQF
- the rplT gene encoding 50S ribosomal protein L20; translated protein: MPRAKRGVKARRRRKKILKLARGMNASRRTTYSVAKRAVFKALSYAYRDRRQRKRDFRSLWITRINAACRSYGIPYSRFINGLKAANISLNRKSLAEMAVNDPVGFENVVSKVRQIMVQ
- the rpmI gene encoding 50S ribosomal protein L35: MPKLKSHRGLAKRVKVTAKGKIKRAKAYHSHLLSSKSPKEKRRLSQSDTVHPADLKRIKSLVPYL
- the infC gene encoding translation initiation factor IF-3, coding for MKDININERIKAREVRLIDEAGAQLGIVLTSEALKMAREQGFDLVEVSPKTAPPVCKIMDYGKYKYQIAKKLQEAKKKQTVIQLKEMKLGLKIDEHDLMFKIKHIRDFLAEECKVKIIIMFKGREVFRTEMGEKLAQKIIEEIKDVGEIEQKPKFDGRNIVMVFAPL
- the thrS gene encoding threonine--tRNA ligase, producing MKGILTEKEKEKTEALDVLRHSTSHLMAHAVKQLFPEAKVAIGPSIDTGFYYDFDYGPGFTDEDLIKIEERMKEIAKKDIPIERKIIKKEDALDMFRKQGEIYKVELIEGIDDQEMSIYTQDDFTDLCRGPHLPATGKIKAFKLLSLAGAYWRGDEKNKMLTRIYGTAFQDEKSLTDYLQFLEEIKKRDHRRLGKELDLYSISDEVGAGFVIYHPNGALLRYLLEDFERKEHLKRGYQFVYGPHILKMDMWKKSGHYENYRENMYFTKVDDVDYGIKPMNCLSHIMVYKSDIRSYRDLPIRYFELGTVSRHEKSGVLHGLMRVREFTQDDAHIFSRQDQLHNEILNIINFIRDTMKIFNFEYEMEISTRPDKFIGTLEDWDKAETILKEVLEGQGIPFDINEGDGAFYGPKIDVKLKDAIGRKWQCATIQCDFALPERFDLHYVDSDGMRKRPVMLHRVILGAIERFIGVLIEHYGGKFPVWLSPVQVIIMNITDEQSEYVKMIYESLMNHDIRAVLDIRNEKLGLKIREAIVKKVPYMVISGKKEMESNTITVRVRDGGELKDIKLEDFIKRIREDNISRR
- a CDS encoding acetyl-CoA C-acetyltransferase — its product is MKDAVIVSCARTAIGQFGQTLKDVPVVELGGIAIKEAVKRAGIRPSKNKDKEFAPDTFGGKTDTELEAKYYDFDSNLKEVQIDEVIMGNVLQAGLGQNAGRQASIRGGIPKETAAYTINKVCSSGLRSIINGVRSIECGDNEVVVAGGMENMSLAPYALPSLRTGARMFDAKAVDLMVLDGVWEIFYGYHMGVTAENIAEKYGISRVEQDTFGLISHQRAMKAIKEGLFKSEIIPVVIPQKKGDPIIFDTDERPMDTTLEKMGKLGTAFKKGGTVTAGNASGLNDAASAVVIMSRDKANALGIKPMGKMLSWANGGVDPQFMGLGPIPAVRKALKMANLTLDQIDLIELNEAFSSQALACMRELKVNPDKCNMFGGGISLGHPIGCTGARLVTTALYQMRRLGLRYGLVSMCIGGGMGLAAIFECEG
- a CDS encoding enoyl-CoA hydratase-related protein, which translates into the protein MEYKNLIIDIKDGIAIVKINRPKALNALNSETVDEIKLAAESLNENKDVKVVILTGEGDKAFIAGADILEMKPMNALEGMAFSNKGHEAFSKLENMSKPVIAAVNGYALGGGFEVALACDFIYASDKAKVGFPETTLGIFPGFGGTQRTAKLIGLAKAKELIFTGKTISAQEANELGLVNKVIPHEELMKEVMALAEKIKANGPISIGLAKECINKSLFVDMDSALLLEAKDFGLCFSTKDQKEGMTAFVEKRKATFTGE